A single Vigna radiata var. radiata cultivar VC1973A chromosome 8, Vradiata_ver6, whole genome shotgun sequence DNA region contains:
- the LOC106771345 gene encoding photosynthetic NDH subunit of lumenal location 2, chloroplastic codes for MSSFTHATTLLHAHLKTHHKKSSSTAATSTTLPHTGPNRRNLISTFLVTSTAVVAVHGSTQQALAQNWGTRSFIWEHFFGPGLSPEDAVARIKQTAEGLHDMREPLETLSWRYIMFYIRIKQAYLDEDLRTAFSTLPQNRRKDYVRTANELIDNFEEFDRYIRTPKVYESYLYYEKTLKSIDELVAILT; via the exons ATGTCCAGCTTCACTCACGCCACCACACTCCTCCACGCCCACCTCAAAACCCACCACAAAAAGTCTTCTTCCACCGCCGCCACCTCCACCACTCTCCCCCACACCGGCCCCAACAGAAGGAACCTCATCTCCACATTCCTCGTCACTTCCACAGCTGTGGTAGCAGTGCATGGCAGCACCCAACAAGCCCTGGCCCAGAACTGGGGCACCCGCTCCTTCATCTGGGAGCACTTCTTCGGGCCCGGTCTTTCCCCGGAAGACGCGGTGGCCCGTATAAAGCAGACCGCTGAAGGGCTCCACGACATGAGGGAGCCTCTGGAGACTCTGTCTTGGAGGTATATCATGTTCTACATTCGCATCAAACAGGCCTACCTTGACGAGGATTTGAGAACTGCTTTCTCCACCTTGCCTCAGAATCGTCGCAAGGACTATGTCAGAACTGCTAATGAGTTGATCGACAACTTTGAAGAG TTTGATCGGTATATTCGGACGCCAAAGGTCTATGAATCGTACCTATACTACGAGAAGACATTGAAGTCAATAGATGAACTTGTGGCCATACTAACATAG